From a single Prosthecobacter sp. genomic region:
- a CDS encoding FHA domain-containing protein, with translation MPRIQFTTPDGASGALDLDAERMSLGRADDNQLIISDDSVSSHHGEVAFDGSSWTLTDLGSTNGTKVGGARVESVDLTSGAAFQLGNVNCVFVGDGEEAAYAAPTMTVSTPSSGYGSHPYSSKLRRGFGPKVKEKNSGGGLLTLLGFVGLLACGAAVYFAMQMGAS, from the coding sequence ATGCCTCGCATCCAATTCACCACTCCTGATGGTGCCTCCGGCGCTCTCGATCTCGACGCCGAACGCATGTCCCTCGGTCGCGCCGATGATAACCAGCTCATCATCTCTGATGATTCGGTGTCCAGCCATCACGGTGAAGTCGCCTTCGACGGCAGTTCCTGGACGCTGACCGACCTCGGCTCCACCAACGGCACCAAAGTCGGTGGAGCCCGTGTCGAAAGCGTCGATCTCACCTCTGGAGCCGCCTTTCAACTCGGCAATGTGAACTGCGTCTTCGTCGGCGATGGCGAAGAAGCCGCTTATGCCGCGCCGACCATGACGGTCTCCACACCGTCCAGTGGCTATGGCAGCCATCCCTACAGCAGCAAACTGCGCCGAGGTTTCGGCCCCAAGGTGAAGGAAAAAAATTCTGGCGGAGGTCTGCTCACATTGCTCGGCTTCGTCGGCCTCCTGGCCTGTGGAGCGGCCGTCTATTTTGCCATGCAAATGGGAGCCTCCTAA
- a CDS encoding DUF5009 domain-containing protein: MNPTTTNRLLSLDAFRGFIMLLMASSGFGIVQMAAANPGSVWEFIKPQFEHQAWQGCSLWDLIQPSFMFMVGVAVPFSYAKRREHGQSFFGMAWHALSRSILLVALGVMLATRASDTHTVFMFANVLAQIGLGYFFLFLLSRMGWEYMMAGIILILAGYSWFFIQHPLPSAQDLASIAGMKGTENAILQGFSGHWNIHTNAAAAFDRWFLNQLPQAQPFQYNLGGYQTLNFIPALATMLGGALTGHFLMRSQHTDKRKCATLFITGIVLVLVGTALDLKVLPVVGAKFDHLTVLPVVKRIWTPSWAILSGGWVLILLSIFHWLVEIIGMRRLVFPLVVVGMNSITIYLLNSLCGGWIRDNLHKHLPDAAFPAYWTPVIERCGVLFVLWLVCFWLYRQKAFLKL, encoded by the coding sequence ATGAACCCGACCACCACCAACCGTCTTCTTTCCCTCGATGCGTTTCGAGGTTTCATCATGCTGCTGATGGCCTCCTCAGGCTTTGGCATTGTGCAGATGGCGGCGGCGAATCCGGGGTCAGTTTGGGAGTTCATCAAGCCGCAGTTTGAGCATCAGGCCTGGCAGGGCTGCTCGCTGTGGGATCTGATTCAGCCGAGCTTCATGTTCATGGTCGGCGTGGCGGTGCCGTTCTCGTATGCGAAGCGGCGTGAGCACGGCCAGTCGTTCTTTGGCATGGCCTGGCACGCGCTGTCACGCTCGATCCTGCTGGTTGCGCTGGGTGTGATGCTGGCCACACGCGCGAGTGACACGCACACGGTGTTCATGTTTGCCAACGTGCTCGCGCAGATCGGCCTGGGTTACTTTTTCCTGTTTCTGCTCTCGCGCATGGGCTGGGAATACATGATGGCGGGGATCATTCTGATCCTGGCGGGTTATTCGTGGTTCTTCATCCAGCATCCGCTGCCGTCAGCGCAGGATCTCGCCTCGATTGCGGGCATGAAGGGCACGGAGAATGCGATTCTGCAGGGCTTCTCCGGTCATTGGAACATCCACACGAATGCTGCCGCCGCGTTCGACCGCTGGTTTTTGAATCAACTGCCGCAGGCGCAGCCGTTTCAATACAATCTTGGGGGCTATCAGACGCTGAACTTTATTCCAGCACTCGCCACGATGCTCGGCGGTGCGTTGACGGGTCATTTTCTCATGCGCAGCCAGCACACGGACAAACGCAAGTGTGCCACGCTATTCATTACGGGCATCGTGCTGGTGCTGGTGGGGACAGCGCTCGATTTGAAGGTGCTGCCGGTTGTTGGGGCCAAGTTTGATCACCTCACGGTGCTGCCGGTGGTGAAACGCATCTGGACGCCTTCATGGGCCATCCTCAGCGGTGGTTGGGTGCTCATCCTGCTTTCGATCTTTCACTGGCTGGTCGAGATCATCGGCATGCGTCGGCTGGTGTTTCCGCTGGTGGTCGTCGGCATGAACAGCATCACGATTTATCTGCTGAACAGCCTGTGCGGCGGATGGATTCGGGACAATCTGCACAAGCATCTGCCAGACGCCGCCTTCCCGGCTTATTGGACGCCTGTGATCGAACGTTGCGGTGTTCTGTTTGTCCTTTGGCTTGTCTGTTTTTGGCTGTATCGGCAAAAAGCCTTCCTCAAGCTGTGA